The genomic region ATATTTCATGCTGCATGCAGGGAATGTGATGGGACCATGCCACATTGCTCAAACTGAGAGCAATATGGAGAATACTTTGCCATTTCACAAATTGTGCAAGATAGCCTATTTTTGAagaattacatatttttgttgttgtctgACATTATGTAATGTCTGGCCTTTTATTTTACAAGCCCTGTGGATAGGGGCTCAGATAAACACCTGTGGCAATCATGACTAAAGCGGATCTCTGACTGCTGTTTTGCTAGTTGGAGTTCTTTAGGGACACGATTTTGTAACATTAAGGTAACCGGGAGCCTTACCTCCCATTTCAACAGGGATGTGATCAAGCTGCATTAAGCTGCTGGAAACAAACATGGCCAGGAAGACATACGTAAACTTAAAATGGACCTCTCATTATCAGTTAGATTTCTCTCAAAATATTGCCTGTACTCAGCCCTATTTGGGACAACATGTTTGCAACCGGGCATTTTAATGCAGTCCTTGTCCAGGTGACTTCCCActgacttaaaaagaaaaaccacttAAAAACCATGGGATTTGAGGAATATTGCAAGTTAGTAAATGTTTTGTGAAGGAATGTGTGCGGCTTTTGGAAATGTCAATGATTTCCCCAATACAGAGGCTATAAGGTGGATATTTTGAACAGAGTGGATGCTAAATTATGATCAATTTTCTAGGTTTCTCCTTGAATTTGAGATTCCAGGCACTAAGAACTGTAATTAAATCCATCTTAATAGGTTCCGACATATTTGTTTGACTCCACACTATGGTCTATTTTCCAGAGAAGATTAGggtaataacatttttttttaatattaagctTTCAGATTACCAATTGTTCACTCTAATAGTAGCATGTAATTGAAATTCTCAAGGATCACCTCCTTTAATCACAGAGCACATTTGATTTTTATATTGTGTGAGTGTGTAGGCAGTTGGTATATCAGCATCCAAACAACAATCTCCTTTGCAGTGACAGAGAAGTTGCCTTCTCTTGGCACAGTAATGGACACAGTGACTAAACACAAATGATGCAGTATATTTGACAGTGAGTGTTATTCAAGAGAACACAGTTCCTTAGACGTGTTTGAAaagtttttctcattatttttgctCTGGCATTTTATGGGACACTCTTTTCAAAAACATTCCCACCTAAGCACTGGCTGTCacttaacaaaataaaagaagaagggaaagaaaagaggaaaaaaaaggaagacataTCGAAAGATTAGTTTACTGTAAGAAATACAACAAATGTAGTCCACAGTTTCCTAATACCTGTCTCCACCTTGAGTGAAATGCAGACATGTAAGATTTAGTTATTTAGTATCTGTCAATGTATTGAGTTTGCGTGGCAaggttttgggggggtggggggggggggggggaagagggggaTGAGGAGGGGCTACAgaagtggcttctgtgagaagctgccagaaccTTCCCCCATGTCTGACAGCCACTGCCAGGAGATTCAAAGAATGACCCACCACTGGCCAAGTCCAAGCCAGTCAGTGACAGTTGGTAACATCTTTTGGATAACGtgttttaaaagggaaaaaaaacccaatcccaAATTATTGTGCAGATGTAATTGTGGCCAGaaaagagaggagtgagaatatgtgagaggaacaactctgcagacaccaaagccagtggaggggcaggaggtgctccaggtgctggaacTGAGATTTCCCTGCAACCTGTGGTgtagaccatggtgaggcagctgtggccTGCAGCCTTGGAGGTCCATGAGGGTGCAGAGTTCCACCTGCAGACCGTAGAGaagacccatgctggagcaggtggatgaaCAAAAGAAATCTGTGACCCTATGGGAAGCATGCACTGGATCAGGCTCCTGGAAGGGACATGTGGATCCTTGGAGAGAGGAggccatgctggagcaggttttttgacaggacttgtgaccctgtggaggacccacactggagcagcctgttcctgaaggactgtaCCCCATGGAAGGGGAGCGGTGCTGGAGGAGCTCttgaaaagctgcagcccatgggaaggacccacattggagaagttcatggaggactgtTTCCTGTGGGAGGAACACCAtgcaggagaaggggagggactcctctccctgaggaAGAAGCAGTGGCAAAAACAACGTGTGATACTGACCATAATCCCCATTCCATCTTCGCATGCCagggaggaggtagagctgggaaggagggaggggtggggaaaaatggttttaaaatttgttttacttctcattttaCTTCTGCTTTTGATTGGTAATAAGTTCCCTAAGTTCAgactgttttgcccatgatagtaattggtgagtgatctctccctgctcttATGAGcctttcattgtattttttctcccctgttcAGTTACGGAGGGGGAGGGATAGGGTGGCTTTTGTAGGTATCTGGCCTCTAGCTAGGGTCACACCGCCACAGTCTCAAAACAATATCACCACACAGTCATCCAAAAGTagacaaaaataaagcacaaaaagaCCTTCCGGATCACCATTTACTGCAATTAGGTAATTCTGGCTTACATCTTAATCTTGCTGCTGCAAAAATCTCCCTTCGACTCAGAGAAGGACAAGATATCTGCTCACAGTGAAGGCAAGGAAAGCAGCCACAGAGTGAGTTACTTGGATAAATATTTCAGACTGTATTTTTGGAAGCTGGATGTTTGTAAATATCCTCAGTTCAAGAGAGGTCTGCCAGCTACACACACAGGACATTTATTTACACACACATAGGACAAAAATCCAATCTCACACTAAGATCATCCTTTTCAATCATAAGGTGAGTGGAGTGCCAGTGAAGCATGAATAGCAGTGCAACATCTACCAAAGCATGACTGCTCTGCAGGGCATGGGAGAAAACTAATCAGAGGACCAATGACTTCATCACAGGATTCCCTGCTCATCCTTCCAGAGAACAAAAGTTAAATCCGTGATCAGATGCTTATTTCTCTTGGTGAAGAGAAATTTAATTAGGCACaagaaatgtaatatttttcagtggaataaagagaaaatgtttcatCACAACAAATAGTACCTGGAAAAGGGAATACTTAGGAGAAGGGCCTGCTCAAGGCTTCTGAACAACATATGCAAAGTTTAATTTTGCATGGCCAAAAATGAGGAAAGCCATGAGTTTATCTGGCCACGAGGAAGGCCAGATTTGTGTGTTAACAATCTGTACTCCCTACAAGGATTTCGGGACCAAAGGCACTAGCAGGCTCCTTAGACAAAATAATACATGGGTAGGTACTATGCCCAGCTTGATTCTGTACTTCTGCCAGTGCTGAacagctgccagctctctcTGATACATGACATTCTTCATGGATAAAGAGGAGAGTCCCAGACTCTTGCCCGGGGTGGGCTGGCTTGTCTGAGACAAGCTTTTTATGAGAGTCTAAATCTTGCTGATTTTCATGAAAACTGTAACAGCTTTTCAGGTCAGTCTCTACCCCTCATTCTCATAATATCTAGCagttttctatttccttttcccctgAAAGTCATGATAGCATCAGTGATAACAGCAATTGAACAGAAACTCAGAGCTCTCAGTGAGGAGACAGAAGCAAAAACTGAGTTCATCCTCCACATCAGAACTTCAACCTAAATTCAGTCTCTGTTGAAGCATTGCACTAGTATATCTCAGATTAGATATCCACCCTTGTCTTTCTTCTGCTTGGCAATATTGCCAAGATttgtcagcagcagcattggAAACCAAGTGCAGAAGCCAAGGATATTAGGCAGCACCGGAATGGTTTGAGAAACTTAGGGCAAGCAAAGAAGGAGGACTGTGCATCCCCCAGGAGGTATCTGAGGTGCTTGCTAACTCTTCTCATGGTCTTCAAAGAATCACTAACTTTAACGTCCTCAAGTACTAGATAACAATGAAAGAATAGCCTTGCTTTTGCTTCCAAGTATCTTTGTTCTCAGGTGTTTATGTGGCTATGTAGTTGTATAGTCCCATGTAGCTACATCATTTGATCTTATCATAGATCTCTCCCATTTGGTAAAAATGGATAGAACGTGGTGTTAAGTTACAGaagttgcttttccttttgtccttATCATTGGAGTCTAATGAGGAAGCTTGTGATTAAGGAAACTAGGAGGCAAGCAACACACTTCAGGTATTTCACCCAACGTGACCCATTCACGTCATGATGAGATGAAACTGATGAGCTTAGAATTAAATGGGAGAActacttttgttttccagatgttATTTTTCTGGGTGGCCTCCAGAGCTTTGAAGGGCATTTTTCTCATAGACAAACAATTTTCTGCTACAGATGGTGCTTTTAACTCTCCTAAGTCAAAAACTGACAACAATCCTTAGAGAGGCAGCTCTATTAGAGGGGCAGTTGCTATTTTCACAGATTTCCATTCACCACTTCAAAATTTCAGGTAAAGCAACTTCCCACAGGTCTTAATTTTGGCAGTTAGTTGTTACAACAAACTTTAAACCTATTTAATTTATGATATATTTAGAATATTAATTTATTCCTGGGGGCATGATTTTTAGCTAGTAACAAGTTTATGCCTTTAATACTGCATagacatatataaaaaaatattttccttacaaTTTGTCTGCTCTTTCTTTGCTGTGACCCACCACTCTCTCTCAAACTTTTGTCCAAACCATTTCTAGTTGGCTCTGCCTAGAATCTAATACTTTgagccaagaaaaaaagaaacaacaatgATGAAAAACATGCTCAGGCAAAGTCTTTCAGACTGTGAAAGAATGAACATAAGAAATGACTTAGAAAGAATGCAGTGCCTGGAGAATTAAATTAGAAAGgcactgaaatatattttccatacaaaaacattttgagaagaaataaaatggttCATGTGAGGAAATCTTAATGAAGAgaagcaaaattaattatttagacaaacaaaaagaaaatcaaagtaaaataTACGGGGTCCTTTAGTGTGAGCAATTTATTCATAAATAGACATATGTTCAGAGACTGTTTGTCCACATTGGATTTGTGCAACTCCATTCTATTTGGCGAGATTTAGAGTTTAAATGAAGAACACATACAGCAGTTTCATCTCCAGCTCTGTGCAAGCATAACCCAGAATAGAGATACCTCAGCTTTACTTGGGAGCTGTGCTTGGGAGTTGTGCTTGGGAGTTTGGGTGCAGACTACAATGCCTCAGATGAGAGCAGCGTATTTCTGCTGGTTCTGAAATTTCATCACTTTGTACTATCTGTATCCAGGCATAGTTTCTGAGACCAGGTAATATTATTTGACATAGATTTGAATATATTCTCATGGATTATTAATGTCTGGCAAATATTTTAAGTGCAGTTTGTAGGtactaaatttaattttagtcAGAGCATATGTGATGGAGTGTTTTCTTCCAATTGGTTACATGGAAATTGAAATTTTCATCAAGAATGCAGCTCACCTGTCCCCTGTGATGCTGAGATTATACACAAATGGAGCAAACTAAAATTAGCAGATAGCCATACATTAGCTGTTAAGTGAAGAGAAGCATCCCTTAGGATTTCCAAGAGGACAATCTGCAGTCAGtgctctgcagctctcagaCTCTGCAAAAGTATGATAATATATGTGAATATGAAAAAGAACATATCTGGATTGTGATCTTTTCATCCCTTCTCTGCTGTCAGGACCACTGTTACCACACCTCAGTGTCACGAGGTGAAAGAGAATAGTTCATTAGATTTCTAGGGCAAAAAACAGGCTAGGAAAAGAGTGGATGAGCCCAACAAATATCTTTATGAGGCCTCTTCTTTGCTAGTGGAGCAAGGATGGTGAAAACTAAATGGTTCTCTAATGTAATCATCTTTATGTAGGATcaggaaagaaatattaattttaatattttaaatctcCATTAACATCTGTGGGGATTGTGATCTATCTGGGGCAAACAGTTGTTCAGTCAAGCCCTCAttggggaaggaagaaagccACAAATGCCAGCATCAACGAGCATTTTGCCTGAGGAAGAACATAGATGATGTTTCCTCCGGATGTGAAAGGTTCTGAGCATTGATGAGTGAGACCAGACCTatacaaaagaaagaaaccttgATCCATTCAAAATGTTCTCCAAGTCCTTTTTTTATACCTATTTCTATATCAGCACAAGGACTTCATATATCAGGAGCTGAACTGCAGTCTTTAGCCTGCAAGACTTGGTGACAGAACACTCTTAAAAgtgtgttttgtatttgtggAGTGAGTTAATACCTTCTTTGGAGAGTTTTACCTGCCCTTTATCTGGCTTGTAGGTAGAATTTTATTGCAAACACTCTTGGCATTTTTTTGATCTTTTCTGCCACCCCAACTTTCTCTTCCATGATAAAAAGTCCTTCGTCAACTCATCTTTCCTGTTCTTCATGCTATTTCCTTAAGCCCTGTTCTTTAAAAGTTATTACAGTTCTGAAAACCAACATAATACAGTTAAATGGATCTGAATTCAGACTTCCTGTGAAGCAAATCTAGCTCTTCAAATCAATTaactctttcttttcttatcttatcctttttaaaatactttttctaagGAATCTCTTAGGCAATCTGGCTTTTATTCTATGGCATGGAAACTCTAGTTTTCTGTCTGCAGTTTTAGCCACATCCATAAGTTTTGTTGATTTTGAATGAAGTATCAGAAACAGCCTGTAAACAAAGGAGTTACTGGAGCAATTTTCACAAACATCACATTTTACAACATTGTCATTTCCAAGAGCATACTTTTAATCACATGTTTATTCTAGATTAGAAACATACTTGAAAGGACAATCCCCCTTCCAGCTGAAAGATTGTAACTTACAATGATTCAGTACACATACAGAAGGATGTGTTAAAGGCAGAGTAAGATCACCTTTCATTTTGTTATTCTTTGCTTAACATATTCCCTGTAGCTCTAATGTGGGTTTTTGTGAATCTGTGTGACAggctttaattattttaacaatGATTTCTGTTATTCAGTTTGAAAAAAccttatttaatttttgatCAGTACACAGCaatttttcacaaatattttaattatcctTACAACAGGCCAACCTTATGAAAAAGTAATTGATTACCTGATTTTTGTCATACCAAGAGGCCATGGAATTTTACTGTCCTATTGATTAAGGACTTTGGTTTTCTGTACAACACAGgttccttttatttcctgccTCCAGCCAACACAAGGTACAAGAAAGCAGAGATAATACCATTTGTTGGTGCTATccaacaaatttatttttaaaatcaagttataaaaaataattttgattcttATTAAATTAActaggaagaggaagggaaccTCATGTATTTTATCTCCCTCAATGAAACACAATTCAAATTTGTACAGTTTGTGACCTGTAAATGGAGTGGACATGTTTGTCTGTTTTGGTAATGTATTGGTACCAAGGAATGCCAGCATCCACCTATGTCACAAGAACTGGAAAGCACGGGTGATACAGAATGCTACATGGGAAATTTGagataaagataaaaataataatttctgagtAACTTTCAGAGTACTGCTAGCTAACAAGTGGCTGACTCCTCTCTGAAGTGCATTCTTTGCTGCTGAGAGTGCAGCTCTCTATTTAAGAAGTCCTAGTAATGGTTTCAGATTATTTTGGGCTGTTCTCTTCCCCACCACTGAACCTGGTTTCACACTGTTGTAATTCAAGGAAGCCTCTTGTGCTTTGCTTAGACAGTTTTAGACAGAAGagagattcagaaaaaaattaacccaAGCTGAGCATGGGAACATTTCCTCTACTGTgtttaaaatctgatttctcCTTACCTCATACTTCTCAGTTGTCTTCTTTTTTAGCCTCAGAGAAGACAAAATAGGGATGTGAATAGAACATTTTAGTCTACCCCTGCTTTAGTGAACATAAGATTATCTAGTTATAACTCACAGCAGGAAAAGTTTGGGCTTTCAGCAAGTTTAGGAAAAATTacaaaggtttattttttattttttactgtaacCAAGTGTTATTGTAGAATTGGCTGGGAAATAATGAATAAGATGTTtgcaaaaagaattttaaatacttctttaaATTTATCTACTGGAGGAGTTCAATAAATTTGCATCACAtacacacagaaattaaaactgcCTTCTgtctgggaaaataaaaatgaggtcCAGCCATTTCTAGACATGGTTCTTCACTTtgtgagaaaaacaacaacacgATAATTTTGATGTACTGGACTCTACAGTATGGAACTGAATACCTGTAAGAGGGACATGGATGAATCAAGGATTCTTCTCATTCCTGCAGAGGGCTGATGTGTTAATCTTGCTTGCATAAACACAATTCTCTGATTAAAGTAAAACCCCAGGGGTACCATGATGTATTGAATGGAAGAACGAAAGTTCTGCCTTCCAGCTGGAGTAATACAGCTATTTATTAACCAAAgattatattttcctttttcctttgccaAGATAATGATTGTAGCCTCCTAGCAAGATGAATAATCAAATGATGACATAGGCATTAATTTCACAATATGGTACTATCCAAGAATACTCCTAAATGCATTAATAAAGcatcctcctccttcttttcttttgctaagctgaaggaaaacatcTGAGAAATAGCACTGGTGTGTGTCTCTACAGATAATTTTATATCCTGGTTGTTCTGACACAGAAGATgaataaaacagcattttcccCCACAGAATTTTTATGTTTATAAATGTATAATTATAAGAAATCTAAGAAATATGTCTATAGTGCTATGGATCATATTTAATGAAGAATTGATCTTGCTTTTAAGAAAGTCCTAAAACTAGAGTTTTTCCtataaaagcaaaatctgtCGTCCTACCTTAAATGGTAAACAATAGAGGCTGTAATGATTCATCCTTTCTTCAGTTTCATTATTGCCTTCCAGCTTCCAATCTAAAAGCTCTTAGCATCATAATTACCTCTTCTGGCTTTTGCAAAATGTCATGGCTCCTGTTTAACCAATGGATCACATCACACGGGGCTGCAGGTTCACTTTTGAACACTGTATTAATAGCTGAAATATCTGACAGGCTGAATTAAAAGCTTGGCAACAAATTGGTCTCCCTTTTCACCTTTCCTGGATTTGCTGTTATTTTGGGAAGCAAGAAGGAGATCTAAAGCCACATATACCTGTATCCAAAGACATGCCTACTAAGAGTGATCTTAATCTGAGCCGTTCAAGCCCTTTTCCAGACACCTAAACCCTATACTTAACTTGTCACTTTGTTACATTGTAATTAGTCTTAATCATTCATAGCTTTTGTATGCATGGTGGCCTCACATATAGAAGTAAATTTTGAAGGCAGAGGTTAAATGCCATTAAATAAACTGCTGTATCtgaataagagagaaaaaacttcCAATGACAGACCTCATACGGGGATTCCAAAGAAGAGTAAGTATGGCTATCTTTTCCAGCTGTGTCAagtagaataaaaaataaatttttaccAACAGAATTGTTATTCTCCCTATATTCAACATTTCATTCCACTGGGTTGCTAGGGCATCTATCTGACTTtcactcttcctcttttccccctaACCTTATGAAATCTTTTCTGAGTCCCTTAGAAACTCACATTACCTCTGTGCAATTAGCAGCCATGCCAGCCTTTCAGTGTGGTGAGTCTGATGTTATTCTTCCCTAACATCTGCTGCTCAGCCTTTCAtcatgtgtgtatatgtatctTAAAGTTCTTCATCTGTTCACAGGCAATTTTTTTCGGCTACCTTGAATAAACAAAGAGCTGTCCTCCAAGGATAGGCAAGCTGTGTGAATTGTCACTTTCTCTTAGCAAAGAGCTCTTTTCCAAGATCGGAACATTTTCTGTGTGCAGAATCTGTATTTCATCCCTGAGAAAAGCCTTCTAACATGAATATAATTATGAAATTTTGGTTTCCTATCCTCTTCATGGAAGAGGATAATGTGTTGATGAGGTACTTCAAACTCTCTGTGGGACTGGCAGCACGACAGACTGTGGTCATCTAGAAAGAACATGTtggggaaagagagaacaaaaactACTCATCAGTGTACTGATTTGATCCTTGATATGGCCAACACTGTGATCACACAAAATTGCAAGATTAGAAAccaaatgaaaatcaaaattaaagcTTAAAAATTGCTCAGTGGTTTGTGATCTGTACAAGTAaactaaaaaatacatttttatgctAATATTTGAGAAAAGTTAAGGTTAACAAGTTTAAATCATTCAAAGAAAAGCCAATTTAttaatggaataaaaatgaaatcacaTGCATGCTCTACTAGATGATTGTGGggtaaaaaaaatcacatttcctaTTAGATATTTACCCTCTGATAAAGAATGTGACTGGAATTGGGAGTTTaccaaaatatttgtaaaagcaTCAGGTGATTTACCTGGAGTTCTGCATCCTGCTCTGGGGTCTGCAGCACCGGAAGGatatggacctgttggagcaagtccagagcaAGGCCACATAGACAATTAGAGGGATGGAActcctctcctatgaggaaaggctgagagagatggGATTGTtgagtctggagaagagaaggctccaaggTGATCTCATTCCAtctttccagtacctgaagggagcctacaagagaGTTGGACAGGGATTTTTACAACAGCacgcagtgacaggacaaaggggaatggcttcaaacagagagtaggtttagattagatgttaggaagaaattttttactgtgagggtggtgaggcacaggaacaggttgcccagagaagccccATTCCTGcaagtattcaaggccaggctggatggagtcttgagcaacctggtctactggaaggtgtcccagcccatgtcAAAGGGTTGGaatgaaatgatctttaaggtcctttccaagtgcagtggtttggttcaaaataccattacttacttattttccttctgtgagataagaattaggagaaagcaaagtaggcacaaaacttaaaagaatataaagaagtttattaacagacctaaaagaaagaaaaaagtcagactaaaccttcagaactcttctcttccccccacctttctcccttcttccactgACAACATAAAAGCCCTTGAgattttttcagtcagtttaccacctctataataatctatttttttcagtacacttagggagaggagtgtctcttgctcatgctatggagacatctccacaagaagcaTGAagctctcatggcttcaatgtcactgTGAGACAGCCACCCAGGATGGTTCTCTGCTtacatgtgaaagtcccttccctcttCTTACAGCTTtacccacaactgcttttgagggttcAATCTTTGctaatggggtaccattttaaggttgagctgttcagaagcaaaggttctcttcacctatctctgggagcatcttcatcccTAGGatcagaggtcttctccttccctgggagcaagggtcttcatcactttcatctctctctgttcaagcttctcatcaaa from Corvus hawaiiensis isolate bCorHaw1 chromosome 4, bCorHaw1.pri.cur, whole genome shotgun sequence harbors:
- the LOC125325369 gene encoding uncharacterized protein LOC125325369 isoform X1, with translation MNHYSLYCLPFKLYLLPGMRRWNGDYGQYHTLFLPLLLPQGEESLPFSCMVFLPQETVLHELLQCGSFPWAAAFQELLQHRSPSMGYSPSGTGCSSVGPPQGHKSCQKTCSSMASSLQGSTCPFQEPDPVHASHRVTDFFCSSTCSSMGLLYGLQVELCTLMDLQGCRPQLPHHGLHHRLQGNLSSSTWSTSCPSTGFGVCRVVPLTYSHSSLFWPQLHLHNNLGLGFFSLLKHVIQKMLPTVTDWLGLGQWWVIL
- the LOC125325369 gene encoding uncharacterized protein LOC125325369 isoform X2, with product MNHYSLYCLPFKGEESLPFSCMVFLPQETVLHELLQCGSFPWAAAFQELLQHRSPSMGYSPSGTGCSSVGPPQGHKSCQKTCSSMASSLQGSTCPFQEPDPVHASHRVTDFFCSSTCSSMGLLYGLQVELCTLMDLQGCRPQLPHHGLHHRLQGNLSSSTWSTSCPSTGFGVCRVVPLTYSHSSLFWPQLHLHNNLGLGFFSLLKHVIQKMLPTVTDWLGLGQWWVIL